The proteins below come from a single Garra rufa chromosome 3, GarRuf1.0, whole genome shotgun sequence genomic window:
- the tnk1 gene encoding non-receptor tyrosine-protein kinase TNK1, which translates to MMDHDTQWLYQLLASVQLERFYLRMRDGLNVTRIEHLNYVKEADLEQIGISKPGQRRLWAAVRHYKTNMRPRSWLNKAFSGRTPEGSEPFNGAGSGQGPEPVRALPCLIQDSELIFGDRLGSGSFGVVRKADWQTPTGQVLPVAVKTLRGGGSRYGDVVTEFLQEVSTMQSLDHPNIIHLYGVVLTHPLKMVTELAPLGSLYDTLRLRHGEYPLLRLWLFSTQIATGMEYLQSRHFIHRDLAARNVLLAGRELVKIGDFGLMRGLEQDRDHYIMTAHKRIPFAWCAPESLRMGTFSHASDVWMFGVTLWEMFTYCEEPWLGLSGRQILYRVEREGERLERPPDCPQELYSVMRKCWACNPADRPTFSQLTTMVSEAQPMEVRAVKDFAEPRKLSIQTNDLVTVIDHGLEMCEWKGQNQRTLSVGWFPPALAAPALTAIVPASGPAMISPPVKGSLQHTGHGDTDPAHSWGTPERIDDFRRWRVPLAKEKEGSNLKKMAGISRSLESVLGGSQDKGRAPASQRGDPRRLNLNQDPRRFSDAIVIPPPRPPPPSFKCISPPNPGFKFNKPQMMIQDRRQVNPVAGAPQTHSQLQFQFQFQPQQHCLGNNNLARMAHLANSSPQLDDGPEKDKEREREQEKERERERAKERYPPQVDKEAVIAQVQEAVHGVTIEQVQKALYRNDWNPVRAEQQLKTEQLYYMGQCSREECQKILARYNWDLQLAGRYLIRQDRERDRTALDKRGDRV; encoded by the exons ATGATGGATCATGACACTCAGTGGCTGTACCAGCTCCTTGCTAGTGTGCAGCTAGAGAGATTCTACCTACGGATGCGAGATGGGCTCAATGTGACACGTATTGAGCACCTGAACTACGTTAAAGAAGCAGATCTTGAACAGATTGGCATTAGTAAACCAG GACAGCGACGATTATGGGCAGCCGTCAGACATTACAAAACCAACATGCGACCACGCTCGTGGCTTAATAAG GCCTTCAGTGGTCGCACACCAGAGGGAAGTGAGCCGTTTAATGGTGCTGGGTCAGGGCAGGGGCCAGAACCAGTACGTGCACTCCCCTGTCTTATCCAGGACAGTGAACTGATCTTTGGGGACAGGCTAGGCTCGGGTTCTTTTGGGGTAGTTAGGAAAGCAGATTGGCAAACACCGACTGGACAAGTG TTGCCTGTAGCGGTGAAAACCTTGAGGGGTGGCGGATCCAGATACGGAGACGTGGTGACTGAATTCCTCCAGGAAGTTTCGACCATGCAGTCTCTGGACCACCCCAACATTATACATCTGTATGGTGTTGTCCTTACTCATCCTCTTAAAATG gtaACGGAGCTGGCTCCTCTTGGCTCTTTATACGACACTCTGCGCCTACGACACGGAGAATACCCTCTTTTGCGGCTCTGGCTCTTCAGCACACAGATTGCTACAGGTATGGAGTACCTACAGTCCAGACACTTCATCCACAGAGACCTTGCTGCCCGGAATGTGCTCTTGGCTGGTAGAGAGCTGGTGAAGATAGGAGACTTTGGACTGATGAGAGGCTTGGAGCAGGATAGGGACCACTATATCATGACGGCACACAAACGCATCCCCTTTGCATG GTGTGCTCCTGAGAGTTTGCGTATGGGTACTTTCTCTCATGCTTCAGATGTCTGGATGTTTGGTGTCACACTGTGGGAAATGTTCACCTACTGTGAGGAGCCCTGGTTGGGGCTGTCTGGCAGACAG ATCTTGTATCGTGTTGAACGGGAAGGTGAGCGGTTGGAAAGGCCTCCAGACTGTCCTCAGGAGTTATATTCTGTGATGCGGAAATGTTGGGCATGCAATCCTGCTGACCGACCGACCTTCTCACAGCTCACCACCATGGTATCGGAG gCACAGCCTATGGAGGTTCGTGCAGTAAAAGACTTTGCAGAGCCCAGAAAACTCTCTATACAGACGAATGATCTAGTGACCGTAATAGATCATGG GCTGGAAATGTGCGAGTGGAAGGGTCAAAACCAGAGAACACTAAGTGTTGGCTGGTTTCCCCCTGCATTGGCTGCCCCTGCTCTCACAGCAATAGTTCCTGCGTCTGGTCCGGCTATGATCTCTCCCCCTGTTAAAGGCAGTCTACAGCACACTGGCCATGGAGACACTGACCCAGCGCACAGCTGGGGCACCCCAGAACGAATAGATGA CTTCAGACGCTGGAGGGTTCCATTAGCAAAAGAGAAGGAAGGCTCCAATCTGAAGAAAATGGCAG GCATCTCGAGGAGTCTAGAGTCTGTCCTTGGTGGTTCACAGGACAAAGGTCGAGCTCCTGCATCTCAGAGAGGAGACCCACGCAGACTTAATTTAAATCAAGATCCACGCCGGTTTAGTGACGCTATTGTCATCCCACCTCCAAGGCCACCACCCCCCAGCTTTAAATGCATCAGCCCACCAAACCCTGGCTTCAAATTCAACAAACCTCAGATGATGATCCAGGATCGGAGACAAGTAAACCCTGTGGCCGGGGCCCCTCAAACTCATTCACAGCTACAGTTCCAGTTCCAGTTCCAACCACAGCAGCATTGTTTAGGAAATAACAACCTTGCCAGGATGGCACATCTGGCCAATTCAAGCCCTCAGCTAGATGATGGCCCTGAGAAAGAcaaggagagagaaagagagcaagagaaagaaagagaacggGAGAGGGCAAAGGAGAGGTATCCGCCACAAGTTGACAAAGAAGCAGTCATAGCACAA GTTCAGGAGGCGGTACATGGAGTGACTATTGAGCAGGTTCAAAAAGCTCTGTATCGCAATGACTGGAATCCCGTGCGGGCGGAGCAGCAGCTTAAG ACAGAGCAGCTGTATTACATGGGTCAGTGCTCCCGTGAGGAATGTCAAAAAATCCTTGCCCGCTACAACTGGGACCTGCAGCTGGCAGGACGTTACCTCATCCgacaagacagagagagagacagaactgCACTGGATAAAAGAGGAGACAGAGTTTAA
- the senp3b gene encoding sentrin-specific protease 3b yields MRDSGGSLAQNRWQGELSLTVSQEASSVGGMGGSLMDPNSPPNATSPIHLKIGHKEQVWTGEYIEPVEVDEEPGFDENEDLEEEEEEEQDEEEIDSECAPWEEKDDVEDWQMPFESQPQAVLANNYRQQVSLHEGEAKFQARDFPENPFQIRLHGLRLQRLKRWRRLRSSARLRNRLVQNWKTWRQRAQWVGTLGYRRARRWRQYSLYASKRRDEQRFDTMGSSQTSSETSGTETENNFSGFNGYHGDSQSNSTISGGREYLSMPLKPTTQRMEMALTEEHRSYVQGLLDEFLQKYGSLIPVHSDDIVEELQGIFSEDFSQPHRKVMVQHLIQSYQRSAGTAMVKGFRVNYKRHVLTMDDLSTLYGQNWLNDQVMNMYGDLVMDSVPEKVHFFNSFFYDKLRTKGYDGVKRWTKNVDIFQKDLLLIPIHLEVHWSLVSVDIKQRSITYFDSQRTLNRRCPKHIFKYLQAEAMIKEKRDFLTGWKGFFKMNVGRQNNDSDCGAFVLQYCKCLALGQPFSFSQQDMPKLRRLMYKELCHCKLSL; encoded by the exons ATGAGAGACAGCGGTGGAAGCCTGGCCCAGAACCGCTGGCAAGGAGAACTCTCCTTGACTGTGAGCCAGGAAGCCAGCAGTGTTGGAGGTATGGGAGGTAGTCTAATGGATCCAAACTCACCTCCCAATGCCACCAGCCCTATTCATCTCAAAATAGGTCACAAGGAGCAAGTTTGGACTGGAGAGTACATAGAACCAGTAGAGGTTGATGAGGAACCTGGATTTGATGAGAATGAAGAtttggaagaagaagaagaagaagaacaagaTGAGGAAGAGATTGATTCTGAATGTGCTCCATGGGAGGAGAAAGATGATGTGGAAGACTGGCAAATGCCATTTGAATCACAACCGCAAGCCGTGCTCGCTAATAATTATCGACAGCAGGTGTCCTTGCATGAAGGGGAGGCCAAATTCCAGGCCAGAGACTTTCCTGAGAATCCCTTCCAGATTCGGCTTCATGGACTTAGACTGCAAAGGCTGAAGCGATGGCGAAGACTACGGTCTAGCGCAAGGTTACGCAACCGGCTTGTGCAGAATTGGAAAACGTGGAGACAGCGGGCCCAGTGGGTCGGCACCTTAGGGTATCGACGGGCGAGGAGGTGGCGCCAGTATAGCCTTTATGCCAGCAAGAGAAGGGATGAGCAAAGATTTGACACCATGGGCTCATCACAAACAAGTTCAGAGACAAGTGGAACAGAAACAG AAAACAATTTCTCTGGTTTCAATGGTTATCATGGGGATTCTCAGTCAAATTCAACAATAAGTGGGGGTCGAGAATATCTTTCAATGCCCCTGAAGCCCACCACTCAGAGGATGGAGATGGCCCTTACAGAGGAGCACAGGTCTTATGTTCAAG gTCTTCTTGATGAGTTTCTTCAAAAGTATGGAAGTCTAATTCCTGTACATTCAGATGATATTGTTGAGGAGCTGCAGGGCATCTTCAGTGAGGACTTCTCTCAGCCCCACAG GAAAGTCATGGTGCAACATTTAATTCAGTCCTACCAGAGATCCGCAGGGACTGCCATGGTGAAAGGGTTCCGGGTCAACTACAAGCGTCATGTCCTGACAATGGACGATCTTAGCACCCTCTATGGACAGAATTGGCTCAATGACCAG GTCATGAACATGTATGGAGACCTTGTGATGGATTCAGTGCCTGAAAAG GTGCACTTCTTCAACAGTTTCTTTTATGACAAGTTGAGGACCAAAGGTTATGATGGAGTGAAACGGTGGACAAAGAAT GTGGACATCTTCCAGAAGGATCTGTTGTTGATTCCCATTCATTTAGAAGTGCACTGGTCACTGGTCTCGGTCGATATTAAGCAGCGCTCCATCACATACTTTGATTCTCAGCGAACCCTTAATCGCCGTTGCCCCAAG CATATTTTTAAGTACCTGCAGGCAGAAGCCATGATAAAAGAAAAGAGAGACTTTCTCACAGGGTGGAAAGGCTTTTTTAAAATG AATGTTGGCAGACAGAATAATGACAGTGACTGTGGTGCGTTTGTCCTGCAG TATTGCAAGTGTCTTGCATTGGGTCAGCCCTTCAGTTTCAGTCAACAGGACATGCCCAAGCTGAGGAGACTTATGTACAAAGAACTGTGTCATTGCAAGCTCTCACTGTGA
- the eif4a1a gene encoding eukaryotic translation initiation factor 4A1A, giving the protein MSSEHEDRPRDNGPEGMEPDGVIESNWKEIVDSFDDMNLREALLRGIYAYGFEKPSAIQQRAILPCIKGYDVIAQAQSGTGKTATFAISILQQIDVELKATQAMVLAPTRELAQQIQKVVLALGDYMGATCHACIGGTNVRNDVQKLQADVPHIVVGTPGRVFDMLNRRYLSPKYIKQFALDEADEMLSRGFKDQIYEIFQKLATDTQVILLSATMPQEVLEVTTKFMRDPIRILVKKEELTLEGIRQFYINVEKEEWKLDTLCDLYETLTITQAVIFINTRRKVDWLTEKMHARDFTVSALHGDMEQKERDVIMKEFRSGSSRVLITTDLLARGIDVQQVSLVINYDLPTNRENYIHRIGRGGRFGRKGVAINMITEDDKRTLRDIETFYNTTVEEMPMNVADLI; this is encoded by the exons ATGTCGTCTGAACATGAAGATAG ACCCAGAGACAATGGCCCTGAGGGGATGGAGCCAGATGGTGTCATTGAG AGCAACTGGAAGGAGATTGTTGATAGTTTTGATGATATGAACCTGCGAGAGGCTCTTCTCAGAGGAATCTATGCTTATGGTTTTGAGAAACCTTCTGCCATTCAGCAAAGGGCAATTCTCCCTTGTATCAAGG GTTATGATGTCATTGCACAGGCTCAGTCTGGAACAGGAAAGACCGCCACCTTTGCTATCTCCATCTTGCAGCAGATTGATGTGGAGCTGAAGGCTACACAAGCTATGGTGCTGGCTCCTACCAGAGAGCTTGCCCAACAG ATTCAGAAGGTGGTGCTGGCTCTTGGAGACTACATGGGGGCAACCTGCCATGCCTGCATTGGTGGCACCAATGTCCGTAATGATGTTCAGAAGCTTCAGGCTGATGTGCCCCACATAGTGGTTGGAACCCCTGGCCGTGTGTTTGACATGCTGAACCGTAGATATCTTT CTCCTAAATATATCAAGCAGTTCGCACTGGATGAGGCAGATGAAATGTTAAGCCGTGGTTTCAAGGACCAAATCTATGAGATCTTTCAGAAGTTGGCCACAGATACTCAG GTGATTCTTTTGTCTGCCACCATGCCTCAGGAGGTGCTGGAGGTGACCACAAAATTCATGAGAGATCCTATTCGTATCCTAGTTAAGAAGGAAGAGCTGACCCTTGAGGGTATCCGGCAGTTCTACATCAATGTTGAGAAAGAG GAATGGAAGTTGGACACATTGTGTGATCTTTATGAAACCCTGACCATCACTCAGGCTGTTATTTTCATTAACACGCGTCGAAAGGTGGACTGGCTGACTGAGAAAATGCATGCAAGGGACTTCACTGTTTCTGCACTG CACGGTGACATGGAGCAGAAGGAGAGGGATGTCATCATGAAAGAGTTCCGCTCTGGCTCCAGCAGAGTCCTCATCACTACTGACCTGCTG GCAAGAGGCATTGATGTGCAGCAGGTTTCCCTGGTTATCAACTATGACCTTCCAACCAACAGGGAGAACTATATCCACCG AATTGGACGTGGTGGCCGTTTTGGCAGAAAGGGCGTCGCTATCAACATGATCACTGAAGATGACAAGCGCACACTCCGAGACATTGAGACCTTCTACAATACAACTGTGGAGGAGATGCCTATGAACGTTGCTGATCTGATCTAA